The nucleotide window TATTACTGTACGATCCATGCCCCGGATATGACGGGAGAAATTGTTGTAACAGCTGATGCTGAAGCCGTGGAGCGAGATACTGTTTCTATGGAAAATGACCAGTTTAACCCGTCGAGCCTTGAGGTTGCCCCTAATACCGAAGTGGTGTGGGTAAATAACCAAGAGCATAATCATGATATTAAAACCGGCACCCCTTCATCTAATGATGATGGAGGAGATCCTGACTATTAATAAAAACCGCTATTAAGATCTTATTCTATACACAGCTCACCTGATCTTCATCTACAGCTCTATTAATTTCGGCTAACCATTTGCCTTAGGGGATGGATGCTCTTGCATTCATCCCTACTTTATATCGTTTCTTTTTGGATAGGATACCCCGCTTCGGTCCACGAACGAAATCCACCAGCCAGCGATTTCACGTTTCGATATCCCATTTTCTGAAGATTATCTGCTGCCAGTGCAGAACGATATCCACCACCACAATAGAGTATCAACTCTTGGTCTATATCGGGATATTCTTCCTCGACATCTCGTTCTATCACACCCTTCCCAAGATACTCAGCACCGGCGATACGAGCTTTCTCCCATTCATCCTGCTCGCGGACATCCAACAGTACAAAACTGTCATTGGACTTTTGTTTCTCCCTGACTTCTTCGGGAGAAATTTCATCAATACGTGTTTTAGCGTCATCAACAAGCGTTACAAAACGGTCGGAATGATGTTTAGCCATAACAATAAATATTGGGGCCACAGATCTGCACAGATAATTGCAGATCAATGTTGAGCTTTACATTCATAGAATTAGTTCTAACCTGTGTGAATCTGTAGCCTATGATATATTAAGATTCCGAAACTCCAAATAATCAACGAGTTTAGAATGACACGTTAATTCTTAAAGGTGTTTTTATTTATTAATTCCTGTGCACTTTCGAGTGCGGCTTCTGTGATATTTTCACCGCTCATCAACGTAGCCACTTCGGTTATGTGCTCGTTATCATTCAATGGAATAATCTGGGATACCGTTCGTCCGTCTTGTTCTAACTTCTGTACTTTATAATGCTTGTGCGCCTGACTGGCTATCTGTGGCTGATGAGTGATAGCAATAATTTGGCAACGCTTGGAAAGTCGTCGCATGGTACGGCCCACTTTTTCGGATATCTCCCCACTAATACCCGTATCAATTTCGTCAAAAATCATCACTGGCAGACTTTGCTCACGGGCTATAATCGATTTCAGGGCTAACATCACACGACTAACTTCTCCACCGGATGCAATTTTAGCCAAAGGCTTGGGCTCCTCCCCTTTATTTGTAGAAATATACAACCGAATCTCATCGCAGCCATGTTCAGTGCATTCTACCGGCTGACCACCAACCGTTATCCAGCCCTGCGACTCCGATACTGTCATCCAATCAACCCGGACCTCGAAATCAGCGTGCGGGATACCCAACTTGTTTAGTTCATCTTCGATCTGACCCGATAATTGTTCTCCAACTTTCTTGCGAACATTATGGAGTTCTCTTGCTTTTTTCGCAAGCACATCAGCCTGATCATCAATCTGTTTTTGAAGCTTTTCAATCTCGAGATCAAAATTTTCAGCTAAGCTTAACTCCTTTTTAATCTCCTGGAGATACTCAATCAATTCAGGAATACTGCGGTGATATTTTTTCTGAAGGCTATTTAACTGATTCTGACGTTTTCGAAGTTTCTCTAACCGATTGGCATTAAACTCGATTTTGCTACGATATCGCTCTGCAAATTGTACCGTTTCCCGAATGCTAATCCGCGCCGAGGAAATCTCATCGAGATAGCTTTTAAACTCGGGCTCGATGCGAGCAATGTCTTCCAGGTGTAACTTTATCTGATTCAGCAACGACATCACATTAACCTCATCGCGATCACCCATCTCCACAATAGCTCCCGCTTTCTGGTCAAGCTCCTCTGCATTATCAAGCAAGTTAATCTCCTCCTCGAGCTTTTCTTCCTCATCAGGATCAAGCTCAGCATCTTCAAGCTCTTCAACCTGAAATTGGTATAACTCTACCTTTTCCTGAAGCTCACGTTCGCGCTTTTTAAGACTCCGTAACTCTTTGCGAAGCTCTACCATCTGCTGATATGATTCTCTATACGCTTCCAAAGCAGGTTTTACGTCTGCAAAACCATCAATAACCCCACGGTGATTTTCTTCTTTAAGCAACATCTGATGATCGTGCTGGCCGTGCAGATCTACAAGATAATTTCCCACCTCTCTCAATACCGAAATTGTTACCGGCGTATCGTTAATAAATCCCCGGCTACCCGACGAGCGAATTTCGCGCCGTAAAATTAGTTCGGGACCTACCTCTACAGCATTTTCTTCTAATAACTGATTGATCTCTTCATTTTTACCAATGGCAATAATTGCTTCGGCAATTGCTTTATCGGCACCTTGACGGATCACTTCGGTATCAGCGCGCTCTCCTAAAATCATATTTAACGCTCCAATGATAATAGACTTACCAGCACCAGTCTGTCCGGTTAGGATGTTAAGCCCACTCTGAAATGAAACATCCAGCTCATCAATCAATGCAAAATCTTTTATATAAAGAGATTGTATCATAGCCATCAAGGTTTAATTAGATGCTAAAAGTACAAAAAATTCGACACTGATTAACGTTAATTAACCCATTTTCACTAAAATATTACTTGCAAAAATATAATTCCTACAACGTTATATTTTAATAACCTGAATTATCGATATCTTGTACCAATCCAAAAAT belongs to Fodinibius sp. Rm-B-1B1-1 and includes:
- a CDS encoding rhodanese-like domain-containing protein; its protein translation is MAKHHSDRFVTLVDDAKTRIDEISPEEVREKQKSNDSFVLLDVREQDEWEKARIAGAEYLGKGVIERDVEEEYPDIDQELILYCGGGYRSALAADNLQKMGYRNVKSLAGGFRSWTEAGYPIQKETI
- a CDS encoding plastocyanin/azurin family copper-binding protein, with product MLINSHRNKLMTIVVSLFLVFAGCDSSSTDSDSDGNNNNGDQNQSASFESGTIGPGETFSYTFEEEETVDYYCTIHAPDMTGEIVVTADAEAVERDTVSMENDQFNPSSLEVAPNTEVVWVNNQEHNHDIKTGTPSSNDDGGDPDY
- the recN gene encoding DNA repair protein RecN — its product is MIQSLYIKDFALIDELDVSFQSGLNILTGQTGAGKSIIIGALNMILGERADTEVIRQGADKAIAEAIIAIGKNEEINQLLEENAVEVGPELILRREIRSSGSRGFINDTPVTISVLREVGNYLVDLHGQHDHQMLLKEENHRGVIDGFADVKPALEAYRESYQQMVELRKELRSLKKRERELQEKVELYQFQVEELEDAELDPDEEEKLEEEINLLDNAEELDQKAGAIVEMGDRDEVNVMSLLNQIKLHLEDIARIEPEFKSYLDEISSARISIRETVQFAERYRSKIEFNANRLEKLRKRQNQLNSLQKKYHRSIPELIEYLQEIKKELSLAENFDLEIEKLQKQIDDQADVLAKKARELHNVRKKVGEQLSGQIEDELNKLGIPHADFEVRVDWMTVSESQGWITVGGQPVECTEHGCDEIRLYISTNKGEEPKPLAKIASGGEVSRVMLALKSIIAREQSLPVMIFDEIDTGISGEISEKVGRTMRRLSKRCQIIAITHQPQIASQAHKHYKVQKLEQDGRTVSQIIPLNDNEHITEVATLMSGENITEAALESAQELINKNTFKN